One Aegilops tauschii subsp. strangulata cultivar AL8/78 chromosome 7, Aet v6.0, whole genome shotgun sequence genomic window carries:
- the LOC109768883 gene encoding probable E3 ubiquitin-protein ligase XBOS35 produces the protein MGLLGMMGDSFGCSATGERLVSAARDGDIQEARALLELNPRLARYSTFGIRNTPLHYSAAKGHHEIVSLLIETGVDINLRNCRGQTALMQACLYGHWKVVQILVLFKANIHKKDCFSGATAIHFAALKGHTRCIRLIAADYVPSLPDFWSIMRGTATGETNKEAFDAANLQRLVNAKSDGGVTPLHLAALHGHAESLQLLLDLGASVSEVTVNDGSTIDLIGSGSTALHYAACGGSAVCCQLLIAAGAHMGAENANGLSPLMVARSWHKTGAEGVLSKQPEGRLLILPSPYLSLPLMSIVKIARECGWRKTSASSSSCHDPCVICLEMECTVAAEGCGHEFCTKCALYLCSTTSSSTCTRGVPGSISCPLCRHTIVSFVKLTGTTFLKELPWTTSSLALCAAGASTGSLRRQSDIRRLRSSSVHLGCSSFRSTGSGRLSSIKLNCGRLDETLPCLVSCIRPDVRRSSSYRERVGSRYSEFS, from the exons ATGGGACTCCTAGGTATGATGGGTGACTCCTTCGGCTGCTCAGCTACCGGTGAGCGGCTCGTCTCTGCTGCGAGGGATGGAGACATCCAGGAGGCTAGGGCCCTATTGGAGCTTAACCCCCGGCTTGCACGATACTCGACATTCGGTATCCGGAACACACCCCTCCATTACTCGGCGGCAAAGGGCCACCACGAG ATTGTTTCCCTGCTAATAGAAACTGGCGTTGATATCAACCTTAGGAACTGCAGAGGACAG ACTGCTCTGATGCAAGCTTGTCTATATGGTCATTGGAAAGTTGTACAGATCCTAGTTCTTTTTAAAGCTAAT ATTCACAAAAAAGATTGTTTTAGTGGTGCAACAGCAATTCATTTTGCCGCCCTGAAAGGTCATACCCGGTGCATCCGGCTTATTGCGGCTGATTACGTGCCTAGTTTGCCGGATTTTTGGAGCATCATGCGCGGAACAGCCACGGGTGAAACAAATAAGGAAGCTTTTGATGCAGC AAATCTCCAGAGACTAGTTAATGCAAAGTCAGATGGAGGTGTCACCCCTCTTCACTTGGCAGCTCTTCACGGGCATGCTGAGAGCTTGCAATTGCTGTTAGACCTTGGAGCCTCTGTCTCTGAGGTCACAGTCAACGATGGCTCAACTATTGATCTCATAG GTTCAGGAAGCACGGCCCTTCACTATGCAGCTTGTGGAGGAAGTGCTGTGTGCTGCCAA CTTCTCATTGCAGCAGGAGCACACATGGGAGCTGAAAATGCTAACGG GTTGAGTCCTTTGATGGTGGCTCGTTCATGGCACAAAACTGGTGCTGAAGGCGTCCTAAGCAAACAGCCAGAAGGGAGACTACTAATTCTTCCGTCACCATATCTATCTCTTCCACTGATGAGCATTGTCAAAATCGCTCG GGAATGCGGATGGAGAAAAACCTCGGCATCATCTAGTAGTTGCCATGAtccatgtgtgatatgtttggaGATGGAATGCACGGTAGCTGCAGAAG GTTGTGGCCATGAGTTCTGCACCAAATGTGCGCTCTATCTGTGCTCCACCACCAGCAGCTCGACATGTACCCGCGGGGTGCCGGGCTCCATATCCTGCCCTCTGTGCAGGCACACAATAGTCTCCTTTGTGAAGCTCACAGGCACCACCTTCCTGAAGGAGCTTCCGTGGACCACCTCATCGTTGGCTCTATGTGCGGCAGGCGCAAGCACTGGCTCGTTGCGTCGCCAGTCGGACATCCGTCGCCTACGCTCCTCCTCGGTTCACCTGGGATGCTCCTCTTTTCGATCCACCGGCTCTGGTAGATTGTCGTCGATCAAGTTGAATTGCGGCAGGCTTGACGAGACGCTGCCCTGCCTCGTCAGCTGTATCAGGCCGGATGTGCGGCGATCATCTTCGTACAGGGAAAGAGTCGGTAGTAGATATTCAGAGTTTTCATAA